The stretch of DNA TACTGCCTGGAAAAAGCTTTGGGGACAAGTAAAAGAGCAAAAGTTATTCACCGCAGGGATAGAACATATAGGCTTGCCATATGACGACCCTAAAGTAACCGACGAAGATAAAATTAGATACGATTCTTGTTTGGTTATACATAAAGATGCTGAAGCCTCTGGAGATATTGGTGTTAAAACACTTAAAGGTGGTAAATTTGCGGTGTTTTTATATCAAGGTAGTTATGAATTTTTTGCCGATGTTTACAATTACATTTTTAATGAATGGTTATTAAATAACGATTACGAATTACGTGATGAAACTGTTAGAGAAAAATACATTAGTAATCCAGAACGTGTAGAACCACATAAATTAAAAACAGAATTTTACTTACCAATAAAATAGAGCTTATTTTAATATAAGTTCAAAGTCTAATTTCATTTTCTAAAGCTAAAAGATGTGTAATTTTATTATTACCATCTTTTAGTGGATAGACTTCAATACTACAATGATACATCTCGCCATTTTTTCTATAATTAACAATGCTTTCTTTAAAATGAACACCGCTTTTTAAATAGCTACGTATATTATTTAGAGTTTTGGAAGAGGTCTTTTCTCCTTGTAAAAAATGAGGTTTCTTCCCTTTCGCATATTTAAAAGAATAGCCCGTCATTTTTGTAAATCCTTTATTTACCCATTGAATTTCTTGTGTAAGGCCGGTAAGCACTAAAGCTTCAAATTGATTATTAGTGAGTATGGTTTCAACATCAAAAGACCAGCTAAATTTGTTCTTGTATGTTTTTAAAATTTCAATATCATTTTGCTTAGTAAATT from Flavivirga spongiicola encodes:
- a CDS encoding PAS domain-containing protein — its product is MKTKPHTLQGPLKCWDIYSMHLAEQAIKFTKQNDIEILKTYKNKFSWSFDVETILTNNQFEALVLTGLTQEIQWVNKGFTKMTGYSFKYAKGKKPHFLQGEKTSSKTLNNIRSYLKSGVHFKESIVNYRKNGEMYHCSIEVYPLKDGNNKITHLLALENEIRL